In Macaca thibetana thibetana isolate TM-01 chromosome 12, ASM2454274v1, whole genome shotgun sequence, the genomic window aacttaaaaaaaaaaaaaatctcaaggcaAAGAGAAATCAGACAAATGTTTGCAAGTTACATAGACATTTACATCAATCTATTTTCATAAGCTTCtgttttttgtaaaaattttatagttttcatttgctttcagacattaaactttttttttaactaaaagaaTCATTCTGTGATGGAACTTGAATCTAAAAGGGAGGGCAGGAGTGGTTTGGGGGACATAAGTCTGTGAGAtttagaaacattaaataaaatatctgatatCATACACATGCagagactattttaaaaatatactaggCTACATGTTCATTTCCAGATTAGcaaccaaaaccaaaactaaaCCCTACAGATCTACGTACTATATAACTGAGGATATAGTAGAAGTATTCATTGAAAGATAGTTCACTTATGTTGATAAATAGGAATGTAAGATGCAATTATTTACATAAGATCGTGAATTCTTATAAAGATGAATATGATATACAGAAACTATTAAATAAAACAGCATTTGTTTCACACTATGAAATTTAATAATCTTATTAATCCTGAGTAAACAAGCTTTGAATAAGGAACTAAGAAAGTGACACCACAATAGATACGGATAAGGCttaacatgaatttttaaatgacataaattCTAAGATACTTTACAATAGTTTTACCATATTCAGCTTTTCTAATTTCATGTCATTTATTATAGGACTTGTTTTTCTGAAACCCCTAACTTTGGCTAGACGGTAGTTTAAAAAGGATGTCAGATAACGTAAAAGAGATGCATATCTGTCCATGTATGGCAAAATGTGtgttcacacataataatatatttgttaaCGCAAAACAGTTACCTGCTGTGGTCCTCGGATAGCTTTTCCTGGGGAATCAAGTGAGGGAAAAGGTGCATCAGATGGGTCCAGAAGTGGGAAGGTATTTACATATAATGCATTATGGTCTCCAGGTGGCAAACACGCAGCTCTATCCAGAGTTGTCCTGATACAAGTGTTTACAAGATTTGAGGGCTTTGTTTTGTCAGTTGTTTTAAGGTTTTGTATAGCTGAAGCTATGGGGTCAATTCCCtgaatttcaaataaagtttCTTCTGTTTTAACAAAGTTCCCTGGGTTGTCTCTGAACTCCGTATTAAATTTCTCTTGGCACATTGCCTCAGACGTGGCAGGACTAAGGATGCCGGGTCTCTCTGGAGTGCTATGTAAGAAAGTCGAGTCATTGTCCATAGGTGGAAACTTGACATTGAATTTAGAAAGTGATTCAAAAGAGGTGTCTTCCTCATCTCTGCACAGTCCTCTTGGTGTGACACATGTGATGGATGGTGCACCTCTATTTATATCATCTTTAGCCTGAGGCTTAAACAGCGCCTCTTGTTTATCTGTTTTATCCGTACACTGTATAGGCACAGAGCACTGTGTCTCTGCAGGGAGAAGAACACAAAAGAGAAACAGTCACAttcaaatcattaaaaaaaaaatctgttcaatCAGCTTTggacagattattattattttttctattggttTTTATAGCAAATGAAGACAACtgggattttaaaatgtgctacCATCTTACACAGAGTATTAGCAGTCTCCAGCGGGTGAACTGAAACACAGCTTACTAGTTGCAATTTAACTACTTTGTCTTTTCCTAGGTCTTCTGCTGTAAGCTTTGCATCTTGTTCAGTTACACTGCTCCAAGCTTAAAAACATTTGCTTGTAGTgtatacatttaaacatttttgtcagTAACGGAAGCTATAACTGTGTTTGCTTAGACAAATAAGTTGTTAAAAGGGAAAATCTTACTAGGTATATCTAAAATTAGGTCATTTATTATTGTCACTGTCTAACTAAGTATATCACTAATCAGTTTAGCCACTGTCTGCTGTCAATAATCCATGTGAAGACTGGTGGTTGCAGGAGTTGGGAAAAGGAAGACAGTGAAGGCAAAGGAAGGATGAAACATTGTGATGCATGTTAAGAAAACTGCGGATGAATAGATTATTTTCTCatcttatatcttttttttaaaaagacctctGTAAATAACAGGTAAATATCTGGTAGATGAAATAGCCTCTGTAGCTCATTTATCTAGAGCCACTTATCCAACAAATTCAGCTTTCTAGGACACAGTCAAAAGCTAGAAGGAAAGTAGAGCTTCTGAGGAGCCAGAATTAGAGCCACAAGGTTCATAGATACGTGAATTTTGTTCTTATTGTCATTTTAGATTTATTCTAACAAACCTGATGGTATTTCCCTAGCTCATAGCTGgtttgaaacaaaaaattaaaagggaataTGAGTTGCTAAAGGCAGACATAGATATCAACAGGAACTAAAAGCATAGGAAAAGACAGGAAAGACAAAAAAGCTGATACAAGAACTTTTAGAAAACACTACAGTCTAATACAGAGCCAATGAGTGCTcaatacaaaaaaacaataatcaaAGTACTCTCCATCTTGATGATTCTGAGACACTAGAAAAAGCCAAATTAAACTCCACAACGTCCCTTAAAGAAGGCACTGAAGTTggtaatgcatatattttaagGATTGTCATCGGCACTGTTGAACATTCACAAATGGAGACATTACCAATGATGCAAATTTAGGTAGACAGGGTATACAGAACACAAGGTATACAAAGTGTCTGTACAGGTTAGTAGGCACTTAACAAACGTCACTtcctttatattcctttggtctTGGCAGTCTCATGACACCTCTCTGTCTTTTGCCAAAGCACATTccaatgtaatatatttttttctgtttggataTGTGTAGTATAATGCAACCAACTTCTCTGGTTCATCTTGTTGTACACCTACTGCCTCTCTTTATACCTCTCTTCATACCATCCTTTCTTACTGGATTATTATAACAGCCTTTAAACTGCTTCCTTGCCTCTAAATTTGTCTCATATCCAATCTGTTGTCTTCATTGCAACTTCCCCTCCATCCCTCGTTCTCAGAGTAGTTTTTCTAAAATACTAATCTGACCACGTTACCTTCCTAATAAAATCTTCTGATGGCTCTACAAGGCCCTCAGATCTCAAAAAAGGCTTATCGACTGTTCATTACTGGCCCCTGGTCACCTCTCCATGCTCATCTTTCACTCCATACTCTGGCTATAATGAACTTCGTATAGTTCCCCAAAATAGCCACACTCTCTTGTCTTTgcacctttgcacatgctgtgcAGACTGCCTGAAGTGTCCCCTCCCATCACTCTTTGCCCAACTCTTATTTGTCCTTCACATCTTGGCTTGGACATAAGTTTCTCTGGATGACTCTCCCATGACTCTTGGATGCCCTGAGGACTGAAACACTCTGTTATATAGTTATGCGTTGCTTAACGATGGCACGTTTTGAGAAATGTATtcttaggcaattttgtcattgtgcaaacatcacagagtgtacttacagaAACCTAGACAGTatagtctactacacacctaCACTATACGGTATAGCCTATTGttcttaggctacaaacctatacaacatgttactgtactgaatactgtaggtaacACAATGGTATCTATTTCAACActgaaaaggtacagtaaaaatacggcataaaagataaaaaatgggtACGCCTATATagagcacttaccatgaatggaatTTGCAGGACTAGAGGTTGCtctgagtcagtgagtgaatggtgagtgaatgtgaaggcctaggccTAGTATTACTGTACATCACTGTAGACTTTATGAACACTATACACTTTGGTTACGCtaaatttacacacacaaaaaagtgtgATACAATGTAACAACAGCTACCTACAATGTCACTAGGGtgatatgaactttttttttttttttttgagacggaggtttgctcttgttgcccaggctggatggagtgcaatggtgcgatctcggctcactgcaacctccacctcccaggttcaagtgattctcttgcctcagcctccagagtagctgggattacggatatgagtcaccatgcccggctaattttatattttcagtagagacggggtttctccatgctggtcaggctggtctcgaactcccagcctcaggtgatctgcccagcttagcctcccaaagtgctgggattataggcgtgagccactgtgcctgggctgaTATGAACTTTTAAGCCCCATTATAATCATATGGGGCCATGATTGTATATGCAATCTGTTGTTGACTGAAAATGTCAtttggcacatgactgtatttccAAGTATAACTCTCTTTCTCCCATTAAAGTAGGTTTTTTGAGGTCTTAAACTATGTTTTGTTTCCCTCTAACTCCAGACCCCTGCCCAGTGTCTGGCACGTAGTATGCCCCTAACAAACGAATTCTGAATGAATCTGTAATCTCTCCCTTACAGAGCCTACTATAATAATCAACATTTACCAGATATTCTGTGACTAGAAGTGCTATAGTAATTGTGACCAAGCTTAATTGTTTAGCTGGATTTCTTTAGCCTCTGAGGTTCTTAAAGTCCATTAACTCTCGAGTAGTCATTCTTCCTGGCAGTAGACTTGAAAGTGGCAGGAAAGTCAAGGAAACAGTACTGTCTTTGTAGATGACATTTGCTACTTGCAAATAACAAATCAGGAAAATCAACTGTTGAGGTAATCAGATTCTGTAACACCCGAAGAGGAGAGACTTATCAAATGATCTTCACAAGGAGAACAAGGTGAATGCTGAAGAATCTGCTACTGCTGCTAATGGCAATGACTATTAACATTAATAGCACTTCCACATGGCAAGCACTATTATAATAATTGTATGTACATTAATTCATATAATAAAGTAATCCtgaggtaggcactattattatccccactttacatgTGAAGCAACTGGTTGGAGAGGTTAATTCAAAGGCCACACAACTATAATAGTAAGTGGCAGATCTGCCACTGGAACCCAGGCGATCTAACTCTAGATTTGTGCTCTGAACCATTATGCTAAATTGAACATGTTGGTTTCTAGATATAGAGAGAAGTCCCCAAATTGACAGAAATgtgctttgaattatttttccagcAGTTGATCTATCCCGGCTGTGAACAAAACGTGGAGAAATCAAACAGCTctaaaaaaacagatattttctttcagcaAAGCTAGCTGGCATAAAACTCAGCCACATTAAAATAATCTGAGTTAATCTGCTCAAGCAGTGAGAGttatatctattaaaaaaaattaaaccttagATTTCTAATGCTACTAGAAATCTAAGCTGAGACAACTTAAAACTCAAATGAGATGCATGAAAGCACTTGTCATCCTGACACCATATTGAGAAACATGATCAGGTGAGCAAATAGCTTttctattttgtctattttaagaATACTTAGTTTTgcaaggaaaaagtaaaatgggaaacatttttagatttccaaattttaaatatagGCTATCCATTTAGTTACTTctcagtataattattttgtatattgacaaaagaaaaagacctcATGATTTTTTGTCACCCTGCTCATGGATGTTTGTTACCCTTAATCCTATATTCTTCTTTCCTAATCTCTACTGAAATTGGACACTCCTTTATGAACCAAACAGTACTTTATTTGAAGCTATGGATAaacatacattttgtttatcatttctcaAGTCTATTGCCATATGTAGATGAGtagaaaaaacaaagtaataataaaaaggaaatgtaaaaattctACTAACTCAGTATTTTCAAATGAAtcatctggttatttaaaagcaaacatcAAACTTTAATACAAAATAACACAGGGACAATACACATACCTTTTCCCAGATATATTATGCACATCATATTTGAAATAgttcttctatatttttatacagtATAGCATACATACTTGGAAACCATGAATAggcatcttttcaaaaaatattttttcctttctccttttgatATACTACTGTCAGAggataatatttattttggtttctctttGGACCCTAGCAAAACTTCACTAGAGTCTGTAgcacaaaatattttgagaataatatatttattatttgtgacACTGTTAatataaagcataaaaataaagcatcagGAAGCAGTTTTAGTGGAGAAGAAATTGAAGTTAAACACTCAGTGTTCTAGTTGACAGATACATACTCAGATTTAGACCTGTGcaatttaaaaatggtcaaagtaTTAAGCCACTGATAATGAGGTAAGTTTTCTGTGTAACAAAGAATATATCACCATTACAATGCCTTGAAAAGATGTTGATGTTCAAAAAAGCATGTTTATGAATTCTAGGTACTACATCTCCATAGCTAgcatattttaaacagaaataattcATTTACTTCAGAGGTACCTAGTGACTTTAgtccatacaaaagatcaatttctcatgaaaatgacaaaaattcaGGTGAAGAAAAGAGTTGTTTttggggaggtgggagaagggagagaaagaaccaAATTATATGTATCTACAAAGATTGTTTTGCTTCTGTAATACCACATTGTGTaacttttctgaatataaaatggtaGTAGTAGCAAAAAGTGAATTTacactataaaattattttaaatagcctAGATGTAAGAGCTGCAAGAAATGGAAAGTGATCTTTAATTAAAGGGGTGTTAGTCAGCAAGACTACATCTCTCAGAGTGAAAACTGTAAATCACATCCCTTGGGAATTGTCTACAGAATAGCTCAAATCACAAGGGTAAAGGAGAATTTATCATTATAAATGATCAGTTTACCTTCCTTTTGTTTGCAGAAGTGTTTGGTTGCCAGACCTAATCCCTTGTATTTTGCTATTCATATAGAACTACTGAAGCAAATACCAGGAAGCCAGTCTGGGGTTTTAGGAAAGGGTGGAGCATTTATAAAACATACTATAACACATGTGTAAAACAAACGTTCCTTCTAAGTTGTATTTTATACTAAATGTATATTTTGTGCATTAAACAGGAAATTTGAGTGTCACATTTTTATTCTTGAACCAAATGAGTTCAAAGaattcttgagcccaggagttcaaggctgtagtgcaccatcacgcctatgaatagccactgtactccagtctggacaacatagcaagatcctgtgtttaataaaaaaaaaaaaaaaaaaaaaaaacaggaaaaaaacatctATCCATAGTGTATGTAATGAACTTTCAGGCAGAACTTACAAACAAACCTGATGTTATAATTTTACTTAGCTCATATAATATGGTAGTATGGCTTCAAGGTCGCTTATTCACATAAGAGTTAATGTTTAATGAGTCCCCCAAACAACAACTGAAAACTTTCAGGGATatagtcaatatttattttgtattttttaaggtgGGATTTCTCATTAAGATAATTAGTAATTATGTCTTTCAATTCAATCTATATAGTACCatatacaacaaagaaaaaaaacccaacaaatacATATGTAATGCACTACAGAACTTACACAGCATGTACACATTCAAATATACGTGGATGAGGGGTAAATTACAGATGCTACACAATTAATAGGCATTCAAGAATATTTTCACAttcaaaaagaaatcaatttcAATCAATCAAATCAATATTactgtaaattaaattaaatcttaCCAGTTGCAGTGTCTGGTATATTAAGTTTGCTTAAGTGGTCTTTCTGTGCTTTTGCTAGCATGCATATTCTATGAAATTCTTCTTTCAGATCCCAGAAAGTCTTCTCTATACTacccctaaaaaataaaaatcaacattttaaaatgtaaagctatAATTTCcaagttttttaaataatcaaactTATGTAGTACCATTTTATGtgccacaaaatatttaaaagttaaaaaaaaatttttaattcctaGACAATATCCCAAAAACCAGCTTGTGTTTGTAGAGGGCCAGGCACAAAGTAAGTgataaattaaaagttttaatgcATAAATATAGTATAGTCTAGCATATCTACTTATTCATATATACACTAATGCTGGCTGTCTTATTCTCACATTAGAAATTTCAATGCATTGACTTTTGTTCTCTGCAAACATCttaaatagaatattaaatattcCTCATTTTGGTAAAGTTCACATTAGGATCCATCCATATAAAGAAATATGGCCTTAACACTTGGTTTATTGAAATAGTAGAGCTTTAGAGAATTCAAGTTTTAGATCCAGCTCTGCTATTAACTGCATGACTTGTTTAGGTCATTTTTAACATGTAGGACTCTGGGGATGGTTACTTCCACTTATTCTAAAAGGCTATTTTTTTGCAATTGTtaaagcttaaaaatatatatataaaatatatttcagtattGAAAATTTTTAAGAGTTGGCAAAAAAAAGGATGTAGAACTACCTTTCATGGAGCAAAGGACTGCCAAGACTCCTTGCTGAAGTTTCTTTTCTAGGAGAAGAAACCTCTTGTCTTCTTACCTTAAAGATACAAAATGATTACTATTACTACTTTAAATTGCTTCCAAATTTAAATGAgatcaagtaaaaagaaaacacaaaggaaaacttATTTACCTTCCCTATTGAAAAATAACTTGAGACAGCTTATAGACCTATATGTAatatacaattgatttttttctttaaatgagaaaaatcaatgaaaaaggaaaatgaagaaggaaagtcTGAAAAGATGAAATATTTCTGGCAACTTCAATTACTATTTCCAGTACTGGTAATTTAAGAAATTTCTCA contains:
- the TANK gene encoding TRAF family member-associated NF-kappa-B activator isoform X1, with the translated sequence MDKNIGEQLNKAYEAFRQACMDRDSAVKELQQKTENYEQRIREQQEQLSLQQTIIDKLKSQLLLVNSTQDGNYGCVPLLEDSETRKNNLTVDQPHNKVISGIAKEKLPKVRRQEVSSPRKETSARSLGSPLLHERGSIEKTFWDLKEEFHRICMLAKAQKDHLSKLNIPDTATETQCSVPIQCTDKTDKQEALFKPQAKDDINRGAPSITCVTPRGLCRDEEDTSFESLSKFNVKFPPMDNDSTFLHSTPERPGILSPATSEAMCQEKFNTEFRDNPGNFVKTEETLFEIQGIDPIASAIQNLKTTDKTKPSNLVNTCIRTTLDRAACLPPGDHNALYVNTFPLLDPSDAPFPSLDSPGKAIRGPQQPIWKPFPNQNSDSVVLSGTDSELHIPRVCEFCQAVFPPSITSRGDFLRHLNSHFNGET